One Phocoena sinus isolate mPhoSin1 chromosome 14, mPhoSin1.pri, whole genome shotgun sequence genomic region harbors:
- the LOC116765013 gene encoding uncharacterized protein LOC116765013 gives MGALEMHQRLEQLKRRIHRVHLYSQDAKKRRSKPKLKKPEPIFLWDGSTSPCLPPTLLPLPATTMASMVAPSTSVYTLPRVFGPFPPLPSTSMEQLEVSRSEAKLNWTGLSSNPKSRVVDLTPLVLNPGGFHFSYLARNNAHKLHCPGFPGPSACSASASTEEMLSPSVKASIFTPPVLLKFQPVPRPKDESENDPGRAESTPHQRDP, from the exons ATGGGCGCCCTGGAGATGCACCAGCGCCTGGAGCAGCTCAAGAGGCGCATCCACCGCGTGCACTTATACTCCCAGG ATGCCAAGAAGAGGAGAAGCAAGCCAAAACTGAAGAAACCAGAACCCATCTTCTTGTGGGACGGGTCGACCTCCCCGTGCCTGCCACCAACCCTGCTGCCACTGCCTGCCACTACCATGGCCTCCATGGTGGCCCCATCAACCTCAGTCTACACTCTGCCCAGGGTCTTTGGCCCCTTCCCTCCGCTGCCCAGCACATCG ATGGAGCAATTGGAAGTTTCGAGGTCTGAAGCAAAATTGAACTGGACCGGCCTGTCATCGAACCCAAAGAG CCGCGTAGTCGATCTGACCCCCTTGGTCCTCAATCCTGGAGGCTTCCACTTCTCGTACTTGGCCAGGAACAATGCGCACAAGCTCCACTGCCCTGGCTTCCCCGG GCCCTCAGCCTGTAGTGCTTCTGCCAGCACCGAGGAGATGCTATCCCCATCTGTGAAGGCCTCCATCTTCACCCCGCCTGTCCTGCTCAAGTTCCAGCCTGTGCCCAGACCCAAAGATGAATCAGAGAATGACCCTGGCAGGGCAGAGTCCACGCCCCACCAGAGGGACCCATAA